DNA from bacterium:
ACAAACGTCTCCGTTTCCCGATTAAAACGGTTGAGTCCTCCTCCATACGTTCCGATCCAAATTTGCTTATTCAAATCTTCGTATATATTCATCACAGCATTGTGGCTCAAACTAGTAGGATCATGAAGGATCCGCTTGAACTGCTTGAAATCATCTTGCGAGCGATTAAATCGATTCAATCCGTTGCGCGTGCCGATCCACAAAGTTCCGGCGTGATCTTCAAAAATCGTTGTCACCGATGCGCCGCTCAATGATGTGCTATCTTTCGGATCGAATAGATAACGTTTAAATGTATTGGTAGAACGATCAAATCGATTTAAACCTAAGGATGTACCAACCCAAATAACATGTTGGTGATCTTGATATACGCTGGTTACATAATCCGAAGAAAGCGACTGAGGATCATTAGAATTATACCGGTAAGATATCACGCGTTTGGATTTCGGATCGATTTTGTCTAAACTGCGCGGCCTTGCGGCCCACAAAAAACCTTCATTATCTTCGATGATCCTCAAATAAAGTCCTCCCGAATCGTCTTTCATTAAGGGCTTGAACGATTCATCCGAACGATCAAATTGACATAAACCTTCGTCCGTTCCAACCCATAATGTACCTTCACGATCTTCACAAAATGACCACACAGTATTACCTGTCAAGCTTTTCGGATCGGTTGGATCGTGCTTGTAATGTTTAAACCTGTCTCGAAAACGATTGAGATTGCTCAACCCACCCAACTCCGTTCCAATCCATAGAGTACCCGTACGATCTTCATAAATGGATAAAACCGTATTATGACTAAGACTGCGGACGTCGGCCTGACTATATAAATAATGTTTGAACGACTGCCGTTTCGCATCCAAGCGGTTAAGTCCGTTATTAGTACCAATCCACAAAATACCGAAATTATCTTCGATGATGCTGTTAATATTATTGGAACTTAAACTGGCATAATTTTTAAGATCATGAAAATACCGCGTAAATTGACCTGTGTCTTTGTCAAAACGGTTAAGTCCAGCATTCTCGGTTCCAATCCAAATAGTACCGGTATTATCTTCACACAATGCCGTAATGGAATTACCGCTGATCCCTCGCAGATTTCCAGAATTGTATTCATAGCGTGCCATCTGTTGTTTGTCCCGATCAAGACAAATCAAACCGTTGCCCGTAGCAATCCACGTATATCCGCTTTTATCCAATAACAACGCCCTGATAGGTCCGAGATGGCGTGCTTTATCCGTATCACAAAAATAACGTTTGAATGCCCCCGTTTTCGGATCAAAACTGTGTAACCCAATATTTGTACCAATCCATAAAATACCATATTGATCCTGAGCGATCGACGATACAAAGTTGCCGTTAATCGAAGTGGAATCCGACGGATCGTGGCGATAGTGGGTAAAATTATCATGATTGACATCGAATCGGTTAAGACCTTCATTCGTGCCAACCCAAAGTACTCCGTCATTGTCCTCATAAAGCGCACTGATTAAATCATTAGAAAGTGAGGTGGAATCCATCGGATTGTGCTTGTATATCGTCAGGGAATATCCATCATACCGGTTCAAACCATTGGCTGTACCAAACCACATAAATCCTTTGCGATCCTGCAAAATACAACGCACCGTGCTTTGCGATAAACCGTCATCAATTCCAAGCCTTTGAAAATGAAAATTATGACGCTGAGCAATGACTGCTGAATTCAGAACGAATAAAAGACAAAACGATGTGAATCGTAAATACGACATAAAATTAGGAAAGGAATAATGTTTATCGAAAGGTTCGAGTCGTTGAAGTCTAATCTAATATAATTCTGAGCGGTTCGCAAATTTTATCGGGCAGCGATTTTCAGATGGCCACGCCCGAGCAACTTGTGTAATTGATAAATCAGGTCATGATTGGGAACGATGCGGAACTTTTTGATTTTGTAGTTGGCAACGGCATTTTTTTCAGGCAAATCGACACACAGTTGAATATCGCATGGATTTGTACCCGGATTATTTACTTGTTGGCTTTTTTGAAGTGTTTGAATAATTGAATCCATCAGACCGTTGCCAAGCTGATGGAGTTGCACGTGAATGTAAATCTTACCGGTAAATCGTTCGAAAGCATCTTCAATTGGAAAAAGTTGATCGCATAAAATTCCTGGCACGTCGTTGCGGATAGAGATTTTA
Protein-coding regions in this window:
- a CDS encoding histidine kinase, coding for MSYLRFTSFCLLFVLNSAVIAQRHNFHFQRLGIDDGLSQSTVRCILQDRKGFMWFGTANGLNRYDGYSLTIYKHNPMDSTSLSNDLISALYEDNDGVLWVGTNEGLNRFDVNHDNFTHYRHDPSDSTSINGNFVSSIAQDQYGILWIGTNIGLHSFDPKTGAFKRYFCDTDKARHLGPIRALLLDKSGYTWIATGNGLICLDRDKQQMARYEYNSGNLRGISGNSITALCEDNTGTIWIGTENAGLNRFDKDTGQFTRYFHDLKNYASLSSNNINSIIEDNFGILWIGTNNGLNRLDAKRQSFKHYLYSQADVRSLSHNTVLSIYEDRTGTLWIGTELGGLSNLNRFRDRFKHYKHDPTDPKSLTGNTVWSFCEDREGTLWVGTDEGLCQFDRSDESFKPLMKDDSGGLYLRIIEDNEGFLWAARPRSLDKIDPKSKRVISYRYNSNDPQSLSSDYVTSVYQDHQHVIWVGTSLGLNRFDRSTNTFKRYLFDPKDSTSLSGASVTTIFEDHAGTLWIGTRNGLNRFNRSQDDFKQFKRILHDPTSLSHNAVMNIYEDLNKQIWIGTYGGGLNRFNRETETFVRFTEEDGIPNNVIYGILDDNDGNLWLSTNNGLSKFNPITKSHKNYDIADGLQSNEFNQGAVYKTRASEMFFGGINGFNSFYPDEMKDNPYVPPIVITAFNKFDKRVKFNKPVSDMDVIELSYQDNFFSFEFVALDYTLPAKNQYVYKLEGFDEDWVHSGLRRYASYTNLSPGDYVFRVRGSNNDQVWNEVGASIAITITPPFWRTWWFYGLAVGLIVLLLVVSHEYRVRQRIAHMLELERVRVLESERIRKKAADDFHDEFGHKLTKIALLTEVMKKELKEATAESVESMNKIIDTSKTLSIGMRDFLWTLNPERDSLYDVAVRIKDFGDELFERTGVAFRVNGLNQDMAHLRLSMDWRRHLTLIFKEAMTNILKHAQCHNVQLEFKLNYSGIIVSLKDDGTGFNAHNGSAGQGLMSMHNRAQKINGFLDIQSGEHGTIVTFSGSLPTEFN